In Deinococcus ficus, a single genomic region encodes these proteins:
- a CDS encoding ABC transporter substrate-binding protein, which yields MKKLVVLGAFLASVASASIPKDTLVFMSAGDISTLDPGATYDVFSSGLVDQMYETLLTYRGTSIKDLEPLLATGWAVSNGGKTYTFDLRRNVIFHSGATMTCADAEYTFERNLVTNSGASGNWFLSEALLGGAANAHDDKSVTWARIDRSVECNAKGQLIFTLPKVDPAFLAKLAYSGQAIVEKKYTAGLGEWSGTERDWKAWVGKDLTGSTLSKKPNGTGPYRLVRADANVHLFEAWSKYWGQAPAIQHVIRQRVPELATRQQAFLRGDADFIEGAGRSVDEAQVKGKPGVAWVDNLSNVGAAAIVMNQNIANRNLLGSGKLDGKGIPANFFSDVNVRRAFNAAFNAQQFIRDVQDGKGIDRTMLLPESFPGYDAGVGQYRYDAAAATAFFKKAWGGQVWNNGFTLTANYRADTPAAQAAMELLKKNVEALNPKFRVNLLPKPWSELFATSTRGEEAMVLIGWAPDYADADNFLYTFYASDGFYSPSSHFKDDQIDLWLKAARATVNTAERNRLYSLVGRRAYEQAPSIILPAPVGYAFYRSEVQGWTFNPMTALLWKRLSKT from the coding sequence ATGAAAAAACTTGTTGTCCTTGGTGCTTTTCTTGCTTCTGTGGCCAGTGCTTCCATTCCGAAGGACACCCTGGTGTTCATGTCCGCTGGCGACATTTCGACCCTGGACCCTGGCGCGACCTACGACGTGTTCTCTTCGGGTCTGGTCGACCAGATGTACGAAACGCTGCTGACCTACCGAGGGACCAGCATCAAGGACCTGGAGCCCCTGCTGGCGACCGGGTGGGCCGTCAGTAACGGCGGCAAGACCTACACCTTCGACCTGCGCAGGAACGTCATATTCCACAGCGGCGCCACCATGACCTGTGCCGACGCCGAGTACACCTTCGAACGCAATCTGGTGACCAACAGCGGCGCCTCAGGCAACTGGTTCCTGTCGGAGGCGCTGCTGGGGGGCGCCGCCAATGCCCATGACGACAAAAGCGTCACCTGGGCCAGGATTGACCGCTCTGTTGAATGCAACGCCAAGGGCCAACTGATCTTCACGCTGCCCAAGGTCGATCCCGCCTTTCTGGCGAAGCTGGCCTACTCCGGTCAGGCCATCGTTGAGAAGAAGTACACGGCCGGCCTGGGGGAATGGAGCGGCACCGAGCGGGACTGGAAAGCCTGGGTGGGGAAAGACCTGACCGGCAGCACTCTCAGCAAGAAGCCCAACGGCACCGGTCCGTACCGGCTGGTGCGGGCTGACGCCAATGTCCACCTGTTTGAGGCATGGAGCAAGTACTGGGGCCAGGCGCCTGCCATCCAGCATGTGATTCGCCAGAGGGTACCCGAACTGGCGACCCGCCAGCAGGCGTTCCTCCGGGGCGACGCGGACTTCATTGAGGGTGCTGGGCGCAGCGTGGATGAGGCGCAGGTCAAAGGCAAGCCGGGCGTGGCCTGGGTGGATAACCTGTCCAATGTGGGGGCCGCCGCCATCGTCATGAACCAGAACATTGCAAACCGGAACCTGCTGGGCAGTGGGAAGCTGGACGGCAAGGGCATTCCCGCGAACTTCTTCAGTGATGTCAACGTCCGCCGTGCGTTCAACGCGGCCTTCAATGCCCAGCAGTTCATCCGGGACGTGCAGGACGGCAAGGGTATAGACCGCACCATGCTGCTTCCAGAATCGTTCCCGGGGTATGACGCCGGCGTGGGCCAATACCGCTATGACGCGGCAGCGGCGACAGCCTTCTTCAAGAAAGCTTGGGGCGGCCAGGTCTGGAACAACGGCTTCACCTTGACCGCCAATTACCGTGCCGACACCCCGGCCGCTCAGGCCGCCATGGAACTCCTGAAGAAGAACGTGGAAGCGCTGAATCCCAAGTTCCGGGTCAACCTTCTGCCCAAGCCCTGGAGCGAACTGTTTGCCACGTCCACCCGGGGCGAGGAAGCCATGGTGCTGATTGGTTGGGCTCCCGACTACGCGGACGCCGACAACTTCCTGTACACCTTCTATGCCAGTGATGGCTTTTACAGCCCCAGCAGTCACTTTAAAGATGATCAGATCGACCTTTGGCTCAAGGCGGCGCGCGCCACGGTGAACACCGCCGAGCGCAACCGGCTCTACAGCCTGGTGGGCCGGCGGGCCTACGAGCAGGCGCCTTCAATCATTCTGCCGGCGCCGGTGGGCTACGCCTTTTACCGCAGCGAGGTTCAGGGATGGACGTTCAACCCCATGACGGCGCTGCTGTGGAAGCGGCTGAGCAAAACCTGA
- a CDS encoding IS5 family transposase (programmed frameshift): MATSLVSDELWQLIQPLLPPETPRPRGGRPRVPDRAALEGILYLLKTGIGWEHLPRELGYGSGMTCWRRLRDWHAAGVFTRLHQVLLDRMAQADHLDWSRACVDSTSIPAARGGPQTGPNPTDRGRPGSKRHVIVDGRGTPLAVLISPANRHDSMLFEALLDAVPPIHNGRRGHPRTRPERLHADKAYDIPRCRRACHKRGIKVRIARRGRESSERLGRHRWVVERTLAWFSRFRRLRVRYEVRADIHLAFTQLACCLITFKQHQRFC; this comes from the exons ATGGCCACCTCCCTGGTCAGCGACGAGTTGTGGCAGCTGATTCAGCCACTGCTCCCACCCGAAACACCCAGACCCAGAGGCGGCCGACCCCGGGTGCCTGACCGAGCCGCACTGGAAGGCATCCTCTACTTGCTCAAGACCGGCATCGGCTGGGAACACCTCCCCCGTGAGCTCGGGTATGGCAGCGGCATGACCTGCTGGCGACGGCTGCGGGACTGGCACGCGGCGGGTGTCTTCACCCGCCTGCACCAGGTGCTCCTTGACCGGATGGCGCAGGCGGATCACCTCGACTGGTCACGGGCGTGTGTGGACAGCACGAGCATCCCCGCCGCCCGGGGGGGGC CCCAGACCGGCCCGAACCCCACGGATCGCGGCCGGCCAGGCAGCAAACGTCATGTGATCGTCGATGGCCGCGGGACGCCGCTGGCGGTGCTGATCTCGCCAGCGAATCGGCATGACAGCATGCTGTTCGAAGCGCTGCTGGACGCGGTGCCGCCCATCCACAATGGGCGGCGTGGGCATCCTCGCACCCGCCCAGAGAGGCTTCATGCGGACAAGGCGTACGACATTCCCCGGTGCCGCCGGGCATGCCACAAACGTGGGATCAAAGTGCGAATTGCACGCCGGGGTCGAGAGTCGAGTGAGCGGTTGGGACGGCACCGCTGGGTGGTGGAGCGGACACTGGCATGGTTCAGCCGCTTCCGTCGGCTTCGGGTGCGGTACGAGGTGCGGGCGGACATCCACCTGGCGTTCACGCAGTTGGCCTGCTGCCTCATCACGTTCAAGCAGCACCAACGGTTTTGTTAG
- a CDS encoding helix-turn-helix transcriptional regulator has product MTSVLPTSSDVVTVTSLDVARCLGQLEQVQLLRLFMSPEGNTVAAAARQLNLPLQTVYRRVKGLLRLQLLLPLREVRRPGRSVQVYRCPARRFFIPRTLVPLDAYLWEGLEPFMQTFRTEFQYALEHDPQPVAGMLTGDLPDGFLFTFADQNREPWPAPDQPFPAVVSLFQTVRMDYTQARAFNQELQALVERHHQAGGAGTYLLGLFLTPTRSTGGLLG; this is encoded by the coding sequence ATGACCTCTGTGCTGCCCACGTCCAGCGACGTCGTGACGGTCACCTCGTTGGACGTGGCGCGCTGTTTGGGACAGCTGGAACAGGTGCAGTTGCTTCGCCTGTTCATGAGTCCGGAGGGCAATACCGTCGCGGCCGCCGCACGCCAGCTCAACCTGCCCCTTCAGACCGTCTACCGCCGCGTGAAGGGGCTGCTTCGCCTGCAGCTGCTCTTACCCCTGCGCGAAGTGCGTCGTCCAGGCCGCAGCGTGCAAGTCTACAGGTGTCCGGCGCGGCGCTTTTTCATTCCCCGAACCCTGGTGCCACTTGACGCCTATCTCTGGGAAGGGCTGGAGCCGTTCATGCAGACCTTCCGGACCGAATTCCAGTACGCCCTGGAACATGATCCGCAGCCTGTGGCCGGCATGCTGACGGGAGACCTGCCGGACGGGTTTCTGTTCACCTTCGCCGACCAGAACCGGGAACCCTGGCCCGCCCCGGACCAGCCATTCCCGGCTGTCGTCAGCCTCTTTCAGACCGTGCGGATGGACTACACCCAGGCGCGCGCCTTCAATCAGGAGCTGCAGGCCCTGGTCGAGCGTCACCATCAGGCGGGCGGCGCGGGCACCTACCTGCTGGGGCTTTTCCTGACCCCGACCAGGAGTACTGGTGGCCTGCTGGGCTGA